One Phycisphaera mikurensis NBRC 102666 DNA window includes the following coding sequences:
- a CDS encoding glycoside hydrolase family 20 zincin-like fold domain-containing protein produces MLNLPDLFLFPAPQSVTAAEGTAAADAPVSERVDPADRGRKESFRLTVRGDGVDLVAHDEAGLFYGREALRQLRLGAPQRLPCGEIVDHPDLAVRGYMLDCSRDRVPSMAFLRDTLIPRLGRLRVNHLELYTEHTIRYAGHEPAWKDASPFTFEELGEIQRLCREHFIELVPCQNLFGHMERWLDLPAYHHLAEVDEGFESPWGWRPGTCSLAPVLPEAFELSADLIDQLCAASDATLFNIGCDETFDLGQGKSKEACEREGKAHVYLGYLKRLCARVSERGKTPIYFGDIVLNHPELIAELPPEGVLVNWNYESIKSFAPESERFQQAGVRFYVCPGTSSWCSLTGRGRNATDNQRDAAEAGIRFGAEGYLNTEWGDHGHWQTQAVSWVGLVFGSGVAWCLRTNGDTDALPRAISRVAADEEDPGLGAILWDLANAYESSDARWHNATWWFRFLHAPELPIAEEPLARLSTADTDAGEAALDAVLGRLGSVETRTEEAALLVREAAFSAALARWSCRRAGERLRGGDAGAGPAMRAELEGLAAEHRALWAIRSRPGGLEDSVRKLEKPLRVTGADAGAVRTSGNF; encoded by the coding sequence ATGCTGAACCTCCCCGACCTGTTCCTCTTTCCCGCGCCGCAATCGGTCACCGCCGCCGAGGGCACCGCCGCCGCCGACGCCCCGGTGAGCGAGCGGGTCGACCCCGCGGACCGCGGGCGAAAAGAGAGCTTCCGGCTCACGGTCCGCGGCGACGGCGTCGATCTGGTCGCGCACGACGAAGCGGGCCTCTTCTACGGCCGCGAGGCGCTGCGGCAGCTGCGGCTGGGCGCGCCGCAGCGCCTGCCCTGCGGCGAGATCGTGGACCACCCCGACCTCGCCGTCCGCGGCTACATGCTCGACTGCAGCCGCGACCGGGTGCCGTCGATGGCGTTCCTCCGCGACACGCTGATCCCACGCCTCGGCCGGCTCCGCGTGAACCACCTGGAGCTCTACACCGAGCACACGATCCGCTACGCCGGCCACGAGCCCGCGTGGAAGGACGCCTCGCCTTTCACCTTCGAGGAGCTCGGCGAGATCCAGCGCCTCTGCCGCGAGCACTTCATCGAGCTGGTCCCCTGCCAGAACCTGTTCGGCCACATGGAGCGCTGGCTCGACCTGCCGGCGTACCACCACCTCGCGGAGGTGGACGAGGGCTTCGAGAGCCCCTGGGGCTGGCGGCCGGGCACCTGCTCGCTGGCGCCGGTCCTGCCGGAGGCCTTCGAGCTGTCGGCCGACCTCATCGACCAGCTGTGCGCCGCGTCCGACGCCACGCTCTTCAACATCGGCTGCGACGAAACCTTCGACCTCGGCCAGGGCAAGAGCAAGGAAGCCTGCGAGAGAGAAGGCAAGGCTCACGTCTACCTCGGGTACCTCAAGCGGCTCTGCGCCCGCGTGAGCGAGCGGGGCAAGACGCCGATCTACTTCGGCGACATCGTGCTCAACCACCCCGAGCTGATCGCAGAGCTGCCGCCCGAGGGCGTGCTGGTGAACTGGAACTACGAGTCGATCAAGAGCTTCGCCCCCGAGAGCGAGCGGTTCCAGCAAGCGGGTGTCCGCTTCTACGTCTGCCCCGGCACGTCGTCGTGGTGCTCGCTCACCGGCCGCGGCCGCAACGCCACCGACAACCAGCGGGACGCCGCCGAGGCCGGCATCCGCTTCGGCGCCGAGGGCTACCTCAACACCGAGTGGGGCGACCACGGCCACTGGCAGACGCAGGCGGTGTCGTGGGTCGGGCTGGTCTTCGGCTCCGGCGTCGCGTGGTGCCTCCGGACCAACGGCGACACCGACGCCCTGCCCCGCGCGATCTCCCGCGTGGCCGCCGACGAGGAAGATCCCGGGCTTGGCGCCATCCTCTGGGACCTCGCCAACGCCTACGAGAGCAGCGACGCACGCTGGCACAACGCGACGTGGTGGTTCCGCTTCCTGCACGCGCCGGAGCTGCCGATCGCGGAGGAGCCGCTCGCGCGGCTGTCGACGGCGGACACCGACGCGGGCGAGGCGGCGCTGGACGCGGTGCTCGGCCGGCTCGGATCCGTCGAGACGCGGACGGAGGAGGCGGCGCTGCTGGTCCGCGAGGCCGCCTTCTCGGCGGCGCTGGCGCGGTGGTCCTGCCGGCGTGCCGGCGAGCGGCTGCGCGGCGGCGACGCCGGCGCGGGCCCGGCGATGCGGGCCGAGCTCGAGGGGCTCGCGGCCGAGCACCGGGCGCTGTGGGCGATCCGGTCGCGGCCCGGCGGGCTGGAGGACTCGGTGCGGAAGCTGGAGAAGCCGCTGCGGGTGACCGGAGCCGACGCGGGCGCCGTGCGGACCAGCGGGAACTTCTAA
- the ade gene encoding adenine deaminase — MSDETVHTNLVDLHARAVRPATIRVEGGRIAAIQPLAGGAEARGFALPGFVDAHVHVESSMLTPANFAAAAVVHGTVASVSDPHEIANVLGVEGVRWMLDNAGSSPFRFAFGAPSCVPATAFETAGAALSVADVTGLLDDDRIFYLSEVMNFPGVLGGDPDLLAMIAAAEQRGKPVDGHAPGLRGEDARAYLRRGIATDHECFTLEEAEDKLALSGTKVLIREGSAARNFDALWPLIDRFPGRVMFCSDDKHPDQLRPPAEGGWHINRLCARAVANGCDVFHTLRAACVTPVEHYGLPVGLLRVGDPADFVIVEDLAGFAVTRTLLGGVEVAAGGVSRISPPLATAPNRFAAEPVDAAAFAVPAAGGATVAAIVPEDGQLVTGRRDVAATVRSGAAVSDPGRGLLKLAVVNRYTPGVAPAVCFVEGFGLTRGAIAGSVAHDSHNVLVVGADDEAMAAAVNAVVAERGGLAAADGSRVEVLPLPVAGLMSLAAVDEVAGRYLELDAMARAMGSTLQAPFMTLSFMALLVIPALKLSDRGLFDGTRFSFTESVTA, encoded by the coding sequence ATGAGCGACGAGACGGTGCACACGAACCTCGTCGACCTCCACGCCCGCGCGGTGCGGCCGGCGACGATCCGGGTGGAGGGCGGGAGGATCGCGGCGATCCAGCCGCTGGCGGGAGGCGCGGAAGCCCGCGGGTTCGCGCTGCCCGGCTTCGTCGACGCCCACGTGCACGTGGAGAGCTCGATGCTCACGCCGGCGAACTTCGCGGCGGCGGCGGTGGTGCACGGGACGGTGGCGAGCGTGAGCGACCCGCACGAGATCGCCAACGTGCTGGGGGTGGAGGGCGTCCGCTGGATGCTCGACAACGCGGGGTCGTCGCCGTTCCGGTTCGCGTTCGGAGCGCCGTCCTGCGTGCCGGCGACCGCGTTCGAGACGGCGGGCGCCGCGCTCTCGGTGGCCGACGTCACCGGCCTGCTCGACGACGACCGGATCTTCTACCTCTCCGAGGTGATGAACTTCCCCGGGGTGCTCGGCGGCGACCCGGACCTGCTCGCGATGATCGCCGCGGCGGAGCAGCGGGGCAAGCCGGTGGACGGGCACGCGCCCGGGCTGCGGGGGGAGGACGCGCGGGCTTACCTCCGGCGCGGGATCGCGACCGACCACGAGTGCTTCACGCTGGAGGAGGCCGAGGACAAGCTGGCCTTGAGCGGCACGAAGGTCCTGATCCGCGAGGGGTCCGCGGCCCGCAACTTCGACGCCCTGTGGCCGCTGATCGACCGCTTCCCCGGCCGTGTGATGTTCTGCTCGGACGACAAGCACCCCGATCAGCTGCGTCCTCCGGCCGAGGGTGGCTGGCACATCAACCGGCTGTGTGCCCGGGCCGTGGCCAACGGCTGCGACGTGTTCCACACGCTGCGGGCGGCGTGCGTGACCCCGGTGGAGCACTACGGCCTGCCGGTGGGGCTGCTCCGCGTCGGCGACCCCGCCGACTTCGTCATCGTGGAGGACCTGGCGGGCTTCGCGGTGACGCGGACGCTCCTCGGCGGCGTGGAGGTCGCGGCGGGCGGCGTGTCGCGCATCAGCCCCCCGCTCGCGACAGCACCCAACCGCTTCGCCGCCGAGCCGGTCGACGCCGCCGCGTTCGCGGTGCCCGCCGCAGGAGGCGCGACGGTCGCGGCGATCGTGCCCGAGGACGGGCAGCTGGTGACCGGCCGGCGGGACGTCGCGGCGACGGTGCGCAGCGGCGCCGCCGTATCGGACCCGGGCCGCGGGCTCCTGAAGCTCGCCGTCGTCAACCGGTACACGCCGGGCGTCGCGCCGGCCGTCTGCTTCGTCGAGGGCTTCGGCCTCACGCGCGGCGCCATCGCCGGCTCGGTCGCGCACGACTCGCACAACGTGCTGGTCGTGGGCGCGGACGACGAGGCGATGGCCGCTGCGGTGAACGCGGTGGTGGCCGAGCGCGGCGGGCTGGCGGCTGCCGACGGCAGCCGGGTGGAGGTGCTGCCGCTGCCGGTGGCGGGTTTGATGTCGCTGGCTGCGGTGGACGAGGTCGCCGGCCGCTACCTGGAGCTCGACGCGATGGCCAGGGCGATGGGCTCGACGCTGCAGGCGCCCTTCATGACGCTGTCGTTCATGGCCCTGCTGGTGATCCCGGCGCTCAAGCTCTCGGACCGCGGCCTCTTCGACGGCACGCGATTTTCCTTCACCGAGTCGGTGACCGCGTAA
- the uraH gene encoding hydroxyisourate hydrolase, translated as MSLSTHVLDTALGVPAAGMSLRLRDADGAVLAEGTTNADGRYGELPAVGAGVFVLRFETAAYFALSGRPCFYPSVEVRFEVTDPASHHHVPLLVSPFGFSSYRGS; from the coding sequence GTGAGCCTCTCCACCCACGTGCTCGACACCGCCCTCGGCGTGCCCGCCGCCGGGATGTCGCTGCGGCTCCGCGACGCCGACGGCGCCGTGCTCGCCGAGGGAACCACCAACGCCGACGGCCGCTACGGCGAGCTTCCCGCGGTCGGTGCCGGCGTCTTCGTGCTCCGCTTCGAGACCGCCGCGTACTTCGCGCTCTCCGGGCGGCCGTGCTTCTACCCCTCCGTGGAGGTGCGGTTCGAGGTCACCGACCCCGCGTCCCACCACCACGTCCCGCTGCTGGTGTCGCCCTTCGGCTTCTCGAGCTACCGCGGCTCCTGA
- a CDS encoding alpha/beta hydrolase — translation MQAASDPDPQSRPRRRGFARSLRRLGPLVGVLFLLSGGLIMLLERSLLYPAQHMKPRAELDLPPGAERWWAEHGEGRTAAHFYPGEGVSEAAPGPVVLFAHGNAEFIEDYEEAFPMYRALGVSVLLVEYRGCGHSTGRATKRGITADHLAFFDRLAADPRVDPAGIVLHGRSMGGGIVATVAAQRPAAAALILESTYTSISRIAWSLWVPGFLIRDDWDVTAALALYEGPVLIVHSEIDEVLPYAMGEANAAARPDATFHTYRLSHLNPMPSQFFRDAEAFFRANGVLPAESPTT, via the coding sequence ATGCAGGCCGCTTCCGACCCCGACCCGCAATCCCGCCCGCGTCGCCGCGGCTTCGCCCGCTCGCTGCGGCGCCTCGGCCCGCTCGTGGGCGTCCTGTTCCTGCTCTCCGGCGGGCTGATCATGCTGCTGGAGCGTTCGCTGCTCTACCCCGCGCAGCACATGAAGCCAAGGGCGGAGCTGGACCTGCCGCCCGGGGCCGAGCGTTGGTGGGCGGAGCACGGGGAGGGCCGCACCGCGGCGCACTTCTATCCCGGCGAGGGCGTGAGCGAGGCCGCGCCCGGGCCCGTGGTGCTCTTTGCCCACGGCAACGCGGAGTTCATCGAGGATTACGAGGAGGCGTTCCCGATGTACCGCGCGCTGGGCGTCTCGGTGCTGCTCGTGGAGTACCGCGGCTGCGGACACTCGACCGGGAGAGCGACCAAGAGGGGCATCACCGCGGACCACCTCGCCTTCTTCGACCGGCTCGCGGCCGACCCGCGGGTCGACCCGGCCGGGATCGTGCTCCACGGCCGGAGCATGGGCGGCGGCATCGTCGCGACCGTCGCCGCGCAGCGGCCGGCCGCGGCGGCGCTGATCCTCGAGAGCACCTACACCTCCATCTCGCGGATCGCGTGGAGCCTGTGGGTGCCCGGCTTCCTGATCCGCGACGATTGGGACGTCACCGCCGCGCTGGCCCTCTACGAAGGGCCGGTCCTGATCGTGCACTCCGAGATCGACGAGGTGCTGCCCTACGCGATGGGCGAGGCCAACGCGGCGGCCCGGCCCGACGCCACCTTCCACACCTACCGGCTGAGCCACCTGAATCCGATGCCCTCGCAATTCTTCCGCGACGCCGAAGCGTTCTTCCGCGCGAACGGGGTCCTCCCGGCGGAGTCGCCCACCACGTGA
- the uraD gene encoding 2-oxo-4-hydroxy-4-carboxy-5-ureidoimidazoline decarboxylase, with amino-acid sequence MTLNDLNALRETDATAAFLACCGTRWWAQQMAASRPFRSLAELHEAAGMIFEAMGEGHWLEAFEAHPRIGERPGSERSRSAGNREWSAGEQAGMSDADAEARAAMAEENANYEARFGWPFIVCATGRTADEMLVACVRRQRNAPEKEAAVAAAEQRKITALRIAKLLTAEHGEGASAEVRE; translated from the coding sequence ATGACGCTCAACGACCTGAACGCCCTGCGCGAAACCGACGCCACCGCCGCCTTCCTGGCCTGCTGCGGCACGCGCTGGTGGGCGCAGCAGATGGCCGCCTCGCGGCCCTTCCGCTCGCTCGCGGAACTGCACGAGGCGGCGGGGATGATCTTCGAGGCGATGGGGGAAGGCCACTGGCTCGAAGCCTTCGAAGCCCACCCGCGGATCGGCGAGCGTCCCGGCTCCGAGCGCTCACGGTCCGCGGGCAACCGAGAGTGGTCCGCGGGTGAGCAGGCCGGCATGAGCGACGCCGACGCCGAGGCCAGAGCCGCCATGGCCGAGGAGAACGCCAACTACGAGGCGAGGTTCGGCTGGCCCTTCATCGTCTGCGCCACCGGCAGGACCGCCGACGAGATGCTCGTCGCCTGCGTCCGCCGCCAGCGGAACGCCCCGGAGAAGGAAGCCGCCGTCGCCGCGGCGGAGCAGCGGAAGATCACGGCGCTGCGGATCGCGAAGCTGTTGACGGCGGAGCACGGGGAAGGAGCAAGCGCAGAAGTGAGAGAGTGA
- the allB gene encoding allantoinase AllB, producing the protein MPDPVPLLVLRSSRVLLPEGERPASVEVADGRIARVLALDDPAAAGGTDLGDLVLMPGLVDTHVHLNEPGNTEWEGFATGTAAALAGGFTTVVDMPLNSLPVTTTPEALTQKRAAAKDKLSCRVGFWGGVTGGMGEAEIEALLDAGVWGLKAFLCDSGLASFGAAGEAELRVAMAALARRGLPLLAHAELATDTPAAAPADPRSHDAWLASRPPSMERDAIALLVRLCRETGCRTHVVHVADAGSLPLIAEAKAAGLPLTAETCPHHLCFAAEEIPAGATAFKCAPPIRDAANREMLWAGLADGTLDLVASDHSPCPPSMKAQEAGDFVAAWGGIASLEVSFAATWAEASRRGFGLADVVRWMGERPAALAGRTFGIAEGHPADLVALDPDARWTVRGAELHHRHPLTPHEGREVRGLVKRAWIGGRPAGPGILQP; encoded by the coding sequence GTGCCCGACCCGGTCCCGCTTCTTGTCCTGCGTTCCAGCCGGGTGCTGCTGCCGGAGGGGGAGCGGCCGGCGTCGGTCGAGGTCGCGGACGGCAGGATCGCCCGGGTGCTGGCGCTCGACGATCCCGCCGCCGCGGGCGGAACCGACCTGGGCGACCTCGTGCTGATGCCCGGCCTCGTCGACACCCACGTCCACCTCAACGAGCCGGGGAACACCGAGTGGGAAGGCTTCGCGACCGGCACCGCCGCGGCCTTGGCGGGTGGCTTCACGACCGTCGTCGACATGCCGCTGAACTCGCTGCCGGTGACGACGACGCCGGAGGCGCTGACCCAGAAGCGGGCGGCGGCGAAGGACAAGCTCTCTTGCCGCGTCGGCTTCTGGGGCGGCGTAACCGGCGGCATGGGCGAGGCCGAGATCGAGGCGCTGCTCGACGCGGGCGTGTGGGGCCTCAAAGCCTTCCTCTGCGACAGCGGGCTCGCCTCCTTCGGCGCCGCCGGGGAGGCGGAGCTGCGGGTGGCGATGGCGGCGCTCGCGCGGCGCGGCCTGCCGCTGCTCGCGCACGCCGAGCTGGCGACCGACACGCCCGCCGCGGCACCGGCCGATCCACGCTCGCACGACGCCTGGCTCGCGTCCCGCCCGCCGTCGATGGAGCGGGACGCGATCGCGCTGCTCGTCCGGCTCTGCCGCGAGACCGGCTGCCGGACGCACGTCGTCCACGTGGCCGACGCCGGGTCGCTCCCGCTGATCGCCGAGGCGAAGGCCGCCGGCCTGCCGCTCACCGCCGAGACCTGCCCGCACCACCTCTGCTTCGCCGCGGAGGAGATTCCCGCCGGCGCCACCGCGTTCAAGTGCGCCCCGCCGATCCGCGACGCGGCCAACCGGGAGATGCTCTGGGCCGGCCTCGCCGACGGCACGCTGGACCTGGTCGCCAGCGACCACTCGCCGTGCCCGCCGTCGATGAAGGCCCAAGAGGCGGGCGACTTCGTCGCCGCCTGGGGCGGCATCGCCTCGCTGGAGGTGTCCTTCGCGGCGACCTGGGCCGAGGCGAGCCGCCGCGGCTTCGGCCTCGCCGACGTGGTGCGGTGGATGGGCGAGCGCCCGGCGGCGCTCGCCGGCCGGACCTTCGGGATCGCCGAGGGCCACCCCGCCGACCTCGTCGCCCTCGATCCCGACGCCCGCTGGACCGTCCGCGGCGCCGAACTCCACCACCGCCACCCGCTCACGCCGCACGAGGGCCGCGAAGTCCGCGGACTCGTGAAGCGGGCGTGGATCGGCGGTCGCCCGGCCGGGCCGGGCATCCTCCAGCCATGA